One window from the genome of Bdellovibrio sp. NC01 encodes:
- a CDS encoding 1-phosphofructokinase family hexose kinase, with amino-acid sequence MYKRLLTITPNPSLDISGFAKTIKPNEKTYVSNEITSAGGNAINVARMLTRWRIPVIATGFIGGRIGEEVNDLLLQEKVLCDFVNIKGSTRVNVTVSLMKDHRHTRFSFPGPKITDSDVKRLQKVIQRNGPELLVIGGSLPPGFTIKHLNNLIHIAVKNHVDVVIDCPGKILRELRSPKVLLLKPNLEEFQEMTGSHVRSIAAVKKRAQEFLKFASYVCVSSVEGGALLITKQGAFFGKTAPIKIKSTVGAGDSMVAAMVAKISAGVTSEEEILRWGLAAAAATLSEPGTELGHISKFRSLFLRTKVFAV; translated from the coding sequence ATGTATAAACGACTATTAACTATTACTCCTAATCCCTCGTTAGATATTAGCGGCTTTGCGAAAACAATTAAGCCGAATGAAAAGACTTATGTCTCTAATGAAATCACTTCGGCGGGCGGCAACGCGATTAATGTCGCAAGAATGTTAACGCGCTGGCGGATTCCAGTTATTGCCACAGGATTTATCGGTGGAAGAATTGGCGAAGAAGTTAATGATTTACTACTTCAGGAAAAAGTTCTTTGTGATTTTGTGAATATCAAAGGTTCAACTCGTGTCAACGTGACAGTGTCGTTAATGAAGGATCATCGTCATACGCGCTTCAGTTTTCCGGGACCTAAAATTACAGACAGTGATGTTAAACGCCTTCAAAAGGTGATTCAGCGGAATGGACCTGAATTGCTTGTCATAGGTGGATCTCTTCCGCCGGGCTTTACTATTAAACATCTGAATAATTTGATTCATATCGCTGTGAAGAATCATGTTGATGTCGTGATCGATTGTCCCGGCAAAATTCTACGTGAACTAAGATCGCCAAAAGTACTGCTGCTAAAACCCAATCTTGAAGAATTTCAGGAAATGACCGGCAGTCATGTTCGCTCCATTGCTGCTGTGAAAAAGAGAGCTCAAGAATTTTTGAAATTTGCGAGTTATGTCTGTGTCTCCTCTGTGGAAGGGGGTGCATTGCTGATCACCAAGCAAGGCGCTTTTTTTGGTAAGACGGCTCCGATAAAAATCAAGTCTACCGTCGGTGCAGGTGATTCTATGGTGGCAGCAATGGTCGCGAAAATTTCAGCAGGTGTGACATCTGAAGAAGAGATTTTGCGCTGGGGCTTGGCTGCGGCAGCGGCGACTTTGTCAGAGCCGGGAACCGAGTTAGGTCACATATCCAAATTCAGATCGTTGTTCTTAAGGACAAAGGTCTTTGCCGTTTGA
- a CDS encoding SDR family oxidoreductase — protein sequence MSSLTYNYSGQVALVAGGASGIGHATARAFAEAGAWVAVADMNVDQGLKTVHEIIENGGDAIFYQYDILQPESIKTLIEHIEKRMGSLSYAFNCVGTNDSSNCTECTIEIWDQVIDVVLRGALLSMKYEIPLILRSGGGAIVNCAPNMELSGKNVTPAYLAGEHGMMGLTKAMALEYSKKNIRINAICPAQAQPEEVAAAVLWLCSEQSSLVTGHSLTTEGRWASQ from the coding sequence ATGTCGTCGCTCACATATAATTATTCAGGACAAGTGGCCTTGGTAGCCGGAGGAGCATCTGGGATTGGGCACGCAACTGCCCGAGCGTTTGCGGAAGCCGGCGCGTGGGTGGCAGTTGCTGATATGAATGTTGATCAAGGCCTTAAGACCGTTCACGAAATTATCGAAAACGGCGGTGACGCGATTTTTTATCAGTACGACATATTGCAACCAGAATCGATAAAGACACTGATTGAACATATTGAAAAAAGAATGGGCAGTCTGAGTTATGCATTTAATTGTGTGGGCACTAATGACTCAAGTAATTGCACGGAATGCACTATCGAAATCTGGGACCAGGTCATTGATGTGGTTCTGCGAGGAGCCCTTTTAAGTATGAAGTACGAGATTCCCCTGATCTTGCGATCGGGCGGGGGAGCCATCGTGAACTGCGCACCAAATATGGAATTGAGCGGGAAAAATGTTACACCCGCGTATCTTGCCGGTGAACACGGTATGATGGGTTTAACGAAAGCAATGGCGTTGGAATACAGTAAGAAAAACATTCGCATCAATGCCATCTGTCCAGCGCAAGCACAACCGGAAGAAGTCGCGGCGGCGGTCTTATGGTTGTGTTCAGAGCAATCTTCGTTGGTGACTGGGCATTCACTAACTACTGAAGGCAGATGGGCATCGCAGTAA
- a CDS encoding CBS domain-containing protein codes for MEPTRLEAYEIDALRKNLGNLVVSKIMHKNPKTIKTGDGVALANEIMFENNIRHLPVVNANQELEGILSDRDLLSIAMESQSWESMDSVIEFWRSKSVVSVMTKSPETVSADTSLTKVAQIMLEKQISCLPVVEGKRLVGLVTDTDFLKLFSI; via the coding sequence ATGGAACCGACACGATTAGAAGCTTATGAAATCGATGCTCTCCGTAAAAATCTTGGCAATCTTGTTGTTAGCAAAATCATGCACAAAAATCCCAAAACGATAAAGACAGGTGATGGAGTCGCGCTTGCGAATGAAATCATGTTCGAAAATAACATTCGTCATTTGCCCGTCGTTAATGCGAATCAGGAACTGGAAGGCATTCTATCGGACCGAGATCTTTTAAGTATCGCGATGGAATCTCAATCTTGGGAAAGCATGGATAGCGTAATTGAGTTCTGGCGGTCAAAATCCGTCGTCAGTGTGATGACAAAATCTCCTGAAACAGTTTCCGCCGATACTTCCCTGACTAAAGTGGCGCAAATTATGTTGGAAAAGCAGATTAGTTGTTTGCCAGTAGTCGAAGGCAAACGCCTAGTGGGGTTGGTTACAGATACGGATTTTCTGAAGCTTTTTAGTATCTAA